In Rhodobacter xanthinilyticus, a single window of DNA contains:
- a CDS encoding YbaB/EbfC family nucleoid-associated protein: MFKGLGQLGDMAKMMKAAKEMQERMAALQEELTRIEVTGEAGAGLVRATASAKGVLTGLSIDPSILVASEKEVVEDLILAAIKDTQAKAKAREQEEQKKLLTALGLPADMELPG, translated from the coding sequence ATGTTCAAGGGCTTGGGCCAGCTTGGCGATATGGCCAAGATGATGAAGGCGGCGAAGGAGATGCAGGAGCGGATGGCCGCGCTGCAAGAGGAGCTCACCCGCATCGAGGTGACCGGCGAGGCCGGCGCGGGGCTGGTGCGCGCCACCGCCTCGGCCAAGGGCGTGCTGACCGGGCTCTCGATCGACCCCTCGATCCTCGTCGCCTCGGAAAAAGAGGTGGTCGAGGACCTGATCCTCGCCGCGATCAAGGACACCCAGGCCAAGGCCAAGGCCCGCGAGCAGGAGGAGCAGAAAAAGCTCCTCACCGCGCTCGGCCTGCCCGCCGACATGGAGCTTCCGGGCTGA